One stretch of Anabas testudineus chromosome 24, fAnaTes1.2, whole genome shotgun sequence DNA includes these proteins:
- the LOC113149465 gene encoding 5-hydroxytryptamine receptor 1B-like — MESASQFKPTPVIYGELLNISTNYTNASFASKAEVNDSNLAFQAGLAVTLALITFATTLSNAFVIATIYQSRKLHTPANFLIASLAVTDLLVSILVMPISVLYTVSHTWTLGQVVCDIWLSSDITCCTASILHLCVIALDRYWAITDAVEYSKKRTPGRAAGMIATAWVIAISISLPPFFWRQVKAEEVTSCNVNTDHIFYTIYSTFGAFYIPTLLLIALYGRIYVEARKRILKQSHNKAGKRLTSAHLITNSPGSVASTTSLNYGTNDTSSCDTTSSANVSQVKVTVSDALLEKKRISAARERKATKTLGIILGAYIVCWLPFFIYTLLVPVCESCFHPELFDIFTWLGYLNSLINPIIYTMSNEDFKQAFHKLIRFRCCRA, encoded by the coding sequence ATGGAGAGTGCCAGTCAGTTCAAACCAACGCCTGTCATCTACGGAGAGCTGTTGAACATCTCCACCAACTACACCAATGCCAGTTTCGCGTCGAAAGCAGAGGTGAACGACTCTAACCTGGCTTTCCAGGCGGGTCTAGCAGTCACCTTAGCTCTCATAACTTTCGCCACGACGCTTTCAAACGCGTTCGTCATCGCCACCATCTACCAATCCCGAAAATTACACACCCCAGCAAACTTTCTGATCGCGTCTCTGGCGGTCACGGACCTCCTGGTGTCCATTCTGGTGATGCCCATCAGTGTTCTGTACACGGTGAGCCACACCTGGACTCTAGGGCAGGTGGTGTGTGACATCTGGCTCTCCTCGGATATAACGTGTTGCACCGCTTCCATCCTCCACCTGTGCGTAATTGCGCTGGACCGATACTGGGCCATCACGGACGCGGTGGAGTACTCCAAGAAGCGCACGCCGGGGCGCGCAGCCGGGATGATCGCCACCGCTTGGGTGATCGccatctccatctccctgcCGCCTTTCTTCTGGCGCCAGGTGAAGGCAGAGGAGGTGACGAGCTGCAACGTGAACACCGACCACATTTTCTACACTATCTACTCCACCTTCGGCGCTTTCTACATCCCCACGCTGCTGCTCATCGCCCTGTACGGGAGGATTTACGTGGAAGCCAGGAAGCGCATCCTGAAGCAGTCGCACAACAAGGCGGGGAAAAGACTCACCTCTGCGCACCTGATCACCAACTCCCCCGGCTCGGTGGCGTCCACCACGTCCCTGAACTACGGGACGAACGACACCTCCTCCTGTGACACTACCTCGTCCGCGAACGTGAGCCAAGTCAAAGTCACTGTGTCCGACGCGCTGCTGGAGAAGAAGCGGATCTCCGCCGCCAGGGAGAGGAAGGCGACCAAAACTTTAGGAATAATCCTCGGAGCCTACATCGTGTGCTGGCTTCCGTTTTTCATTTACACTCTTCTAGTGCCTGTGTGCGAGTCCTGCTTCCACCCGGagttatttgacattttcacctGGCTGGGTTACCTCAACTCCCTCATCAACCCCATCATTTACACCATGTCCAACGAGGACTTCAAACAGGCTTTCCACAAACTGATACGGTTCAGATGCTGCAGGGCATGA